The following DNA comes from Ricinus communis isolate WT05 ecotype wild-type chromosome 10, ASM1957865v1, whole genome shotgun sequence.
AGGGCTCAGGATCATTTTCAGTTTGTGCATGTTCTACAGTTACCGCTGATGATAACGGGTCTGGACTAGGTTCTACTGGATTTCTTCTCGATGCAAGAAAGCCATCGTCAGGCACCTTACCACTTATTTCGGGTAAACCTAAATATGAGTTCAAGGATCGTGTTCCCTCCAATTGGAGATTACCCTGTTGGCTGTTTGCATCTGTAGCAACAGTCGGCATATCCAATGAGAATGAAGTTGGCTGCACAGAACTTTCAACTGAATTGGTAGGCGAGTGTTCCAACTTCTGAATATCAGcagaagtaaaagaaaaaaatgggtTTGAAGACTGCATACCCTCTCTGCCTAGTAATACAGAATCAGCTTTAGAATTCTCATCAGCTGTAAATGGCCGTGTTGGCAAGAGCGTATCCGGATAATGATCAGTCCATTCTCCCTGTGACACTAGTGGAGCAGGTTGAAACTTCCCTAGCCTCCATTGCATAGGAGGTAGGGGTGGCAGTGGTGGCAACTGCTCCAAATTTACAGGGAGTGGGCCAAAACTGGGAAAGGCAGATTCAAACGGATTCTTCGACAGCACAGTACCATTATCTTCCTGGCCTGCGGACTGCATTAAAAGTCCTTGGCTAGGAAGAGCTTCTTGATCGGAAGACGCACCAAAGTATCTTTCCTGATCCATGTCACTCACAGTTTCTATCTGTTCAGACAGCATAATTGATGATTTAGGACTTGCTTTATGAACTTGCAAACATCCTGCATCAGGTTGATCAGATTGGACATCCAGTGACTGCTCTGATGGAATTCCAGTCTCTTCAAGGTGACTAGGAGTTGAATGCTGAAGAACAAATGGCTCAGAATTTGCTTCATCCATGACTTTAGAGGCAGATAATGCAGGAATTTGATCAGCTTGCAATGCCACCAAGTGTTGTGCTGAAACAGTTCCTGCCTCGGGGAGGTAACAGGTAGGCAAACTCACAGCATTTTCACTAGAATCTGTAGAATGTCTCAAGTGGGCATCTTTTGATTTCAACTCCTGATTGTTAAGTTCTGAAGATGGAATGGTGGTGACATCAGCAATGTAAGAGCTGTTTCTGTTATGAAAATGATCAGAGAAAACTGATGCATGGACATTTTCAAGCTCATCTAGATTGGATTGGCAGTCAGAGACCGAATTGTATGGACTGGAGTTCACATCTGTAGAAGCAACATCCAGTTTTTTcacttctttttgtttctctgATTCCGTACAACATTCTCGTAAAACTACCTCATTGAAGTCCAATACTTTTAGATGAGGATCCTGATTTCCAGAAAGAGATTCATCAATATCTACAAGATTACTTGATGAAGAGCAAATCAAATCTGGAGCCAGACAATTATCATCACTGATATCATCCTTAGCAGCAGTAGCAACAGCAACAGGAGATACAACCACATCTTTATCCAAGTTTACAAAATCATCAGAGCCTAGTTTATCTGAATAATTGTTTTGATCCTCTAATGGGACAGAGTCTCCACCCACTACATCCACTTTGCTATCAATGTCTGTCAAATCATTTTCACCTTCTGAACCATCGACTGCTATGTCTGAGCATTTCTGCTCCTTAATGCTATCTACCTCCGGAGGCTCCACCACACCTGTTACAATTTCTGAGTTACCTCCTGTTGCTGCAGTGACATCATCAATCTCAGAATTCATTTCAACAGGCTTTATAACATCTAAACTTTCAGACAGTTCTGTGACACCTGTATCCACATCAACTTCTGGGAAAACTGAGGAAGGGAACTGCTGATTTGATGGTGAAATAACTGAATGTGGGGAATCAATTTTCTCttcaactaaaattttattataacttCCATCTGGATAATCTGTTTGAAGCACATCATTTGCACAACCATCATGACCTTCCTTTTCCAGATCTGATATGTTTGATGCACATAAAAACACATTTGAGTCTTCATGATCCATCCCTTCCATAGGACAACCTTCGGAGGAATCTGCAGGTGACCTATTACGAATTTCCTGGGAAGGATCAGATAAAATTATGGAAGAATCGGACAAATATGTGGCTTTTTGGTTAGTATTTAGTGATTCGAGACCAAGTTTAACACACTCATAGTCTGGTTCATCTAATACAGTTTTTGCTGAAGAAACTACAATTGAATTTGCAACAGGAGCTGAAGGTGGAGGCAAGGAATTTGAATCtgaaagacaagaattacaagaTGCTTCTCCAGTATTAGGAATTGTCTCTTCCTCATtgtatgtattattattataaacgATAAGCTCACTAGATTGGATTCCTATATTCTCCGCACATAGAGATGGTTGGTCCAATGGTGAATCCGCGATCTCTGCTGCATAGTTTTCAGAAGAAGGGAACACTTCAACTGCCCCTTCAATGTCAGACTGTATATTCTCCGCCACATTGCTGTGAGAATCTGAGTAGGAAAAACTCGGTCTCCCTTTCTTAAATGAACCTTTCCCGTCATCAGAAGTAGAGGAGTTTCCAAATGACTGAGAATCAGAAAAATTAGCACGTATATCCAGATGTTCCTCATTGGCGTCAGAATCTGTCCCATGTTTCCCAACCTTCAAAAGACCCTGATAATCCTTGGATTTGTACTCATTATCTGTTTCCATTTCTGACTCCACGGTAGTAAGAGCATCCATGTAATTGTCCACCTCGCTCATCAACTCATCAGAATGGTCCCCATCTAGACTCTCCTCTGATTTTCTGTCCCCATCAATGGCCAATTCATCTTCAATTGCCACCTTATGAATGATATAAGGAGATGCATCATCCTCACCACCAGATATTGGGTCTGGGACCTTCATTGTTTCTCTAGTGATAGCCTCCTCATCCAACTCAAGCGTATAAGATTTAAGTACGACATCCTGTGCAATAGGAGAAGAACCTGTGCTTTGCCTTCCTTGTGATGAATTTCTTGGAGGACTTACAGTACCAATCTCAAGTATTTCAAGCCCTGATTCACTAGAATTATCTAATGTTAATCTCAATGGTGATTGATTAACAGAAACCTCACAAACTACTTTATGTTCTGGTGAGGGAGTCCCCAAGAATTTTTCCATATAACTTTTTCCAGGTTTCAGATCAAATGGAGATCCATTTAGTTGCCTTCGCTTCAATTTCACAATACGTGCAGGGTCTGAATGGCCATTCTCAACACGCTCCTCCAAAAATAGCTGATGCAGTCTGCACTATTTGACAGTAAATTACATCACCAATCAACAATATATAGAACCTGGCAACTTATGCAACAATGACTTAATGCACAAACATAAGAATAAAAGCCTCACTTGGCATGCGATGTTGGCACAACTTCTGGGGTGTCTCCCATCCTCCAGCGTGATCCTTTCTTCTGCCAAAGATAAAGGACCAAATTAGACCTCAGGCATTATCAGGACACAGGTTTGATTATATAGTATTAGAAATGAGCATGCACTCATGCCACTGTGCTGACTGGCATTGTACAGGTAGCCTAAATTAAAAgctgaaaaatataatctttttcattCAAACAGAGATGAAGACTTGAGTTTCTAACCATCCTACAAACTGAGAACTTGTAGCATTTTGgattctaattctattattaaGTTGGAATAGCTCAAACTTCGGAAGTGTGACCCCTCCTATTCTAATCTGCTATAAATCTCAATATTACTAATCTGCTAACTAATAATTACAGCTACACATTAACTTGAAAAACCTAATGTTTAATACAGTTCTACTCTGGTGATCACAAATGtccttcaaaataaagatcATCCACAAGCGCAAAGTGTACATCCCATATTCAATTCACTTTAAACATGAGGTTCAAGGCTGAGCATGAAAGCTGCCCTTAAAGGCTACGGACAGGCCTAATAGCAAGAATCATACATATCTAGAAtggaataaaatcaaaaaataaataaataaataagcacAAAACAAAAGATTAAGTTATTGTCAGTCAGTCTCCAATTTGAACCTAGAGTAGGCAATAAACCAATAAGAAGAAAGGCCATGGATTATTTATATTACAAGTCCATAACCCAAGTTAAAAGACATGACTAGCCTGATGCATTATAGAAACTATGATTATCAGTCCTGTTTGTCTGTTTGGGCTATAAATATGAGTGCAAGTGATGATCATCACCActtccataaaattcattCTGGGCCGGTTCAGGTTAAAGCAAAGGTAACCAATTTCACATATGCAGCAAACAGAGTCAATTTGCTGAACAAAAATCTTAGAAAGGCCTATACTGACAAATATTAACAGGAAAGGTATATGTTCATCTAATTTACTGGTAATCTTTTATTGCATACCTTCACTTTCCGggttttcttctctctctgAACTTCTATGCCAGAGGATGCTGCTTCAACTTTAAATAATGATGGATCAGTGTAACGCTTCAAACAAGCTCCAGCACCAGCCACATCAAACCTGTCAGAAAGCATAACTTTACCCTTACCTACTAAATGAATGCCTTTTAACTAAACATGAAAGATCTAAAGTTCATACTTGTCCAGAAGGAATAACCGTGGGGGGCCACGGCATTCTTCATAAGAATCCATTACAAAACGAGGTAAGTCTCCACGAGTTATCAGATTCTCTTCCATGCGCAAATTAGGATGCCAATCAACACCTACAAAATTGTGCTTTTATATAACAGTGGCTTTTGGGCTTTTCCATTGTAAACTTAAATGTCACTTATTTTAGACACGAGAGACCTAACATTTCCAGAAAAATAGGTCATTCATacaacaagaaaaaaataaaggatgcGATGTATGAGGTTTATAAAGCACTTACATTACAGGATGAGCCTATAAAGCTTCTATATGCATGTGCATGAGCATTGGGCAAAAACAGTTGACTGCAAAGGATAACTGCATGTCTAACCAGGTCTACATTGAACAACCAGATCCAACAACCTTCAAATAATCACATTTACTCATAAATATTGTCCTATGCTGGCTAAAGTTGCCCTTCcaccaaaatattttatattacacctctacaaagaaaaattaaaagacatCTTTCCTAATGAAAATGGAAAGTAAAATTTGACATTTAAAGTGTGATCTTCGGTGCTTTTTGACCATTTCAAATTAGTATGAGCATCCAAAGAAAAAGATCAAATGCCTGTTTGATCAggcaaataattttaaatttcttctttGTAGGATTTGTACAATCCAATTAACTATATGAATTAACCAGCAATAGACAGTAActgtacaaaaaaaaatatgcagACGGTTTTTTAACCTGCATTAGTAAAAAATGGTGACTGATCAGTTTGGGAGAGGAATGCTTTCTCAATTGATGGTACTTCAGCCTCAAGCTGCTGAACACGAGCTATTAGGCCATGGCCTCTTGCTGCAGTTGCCATTACTTCTTCATGCAAGTCGTGAAATACCTCAGCAGCAAATCTAACAACCACAAGAAAAAACAATCAATACATAACTTATCATACAATTCAAAGTCCTAATAATTAGAagagaatcaaattctaagACATAatcaacaagaaaaaaaaatttcatttgtaAAATGCCAGGTGCAGAATGAAATAGACTTAGCAAAGAGCAATCTAACATTTTGTTCTAGTTCGCAAGGTTCTACATATCATGACATACAAAAACTTTGAAATAGTTTTTGGCAATCTAAAAATGAAAGTAATTAGTTCAATTAGTCAATTGTCATGTTATGGTTGCTAAAATTCAACTATTTcgattttcaaaaaaaaaataaataaaagaatgttGGAAGAATTGAAATCATGACATAAGTGACATGATTttgaagaattaaatttatatgaattctTGCATATGATTCGTCCAAAACAAGATTCAAAATACAATCAGTGAGTATTAACTACTACTTCAATACACCTTAACGAAgggatataaatataaaaatttcatatacaatAGATTGTAAACACAAAATCCAATGTGTAAAATTTGACTTCCCATAAACAGACTCATAATTTGCTCATTCAATAATCAATTAGAACCAAATCACAATTTTAACTAGACTGTGAGTAAGTAGAGTAACCACGAATACATCATTGGCCAATTCAAACTTGAATTGCACAAAAGCTCcattaaaattcaacaaaCAAAGTTTAGAATATCAAGAAGCTAACTAagaataaatctaataattcATAAACTAAAACATACTCGGTTTCCGCTAATTGCCTAATTATACACGTAACTTAATTACTAAAATGAAGGAATCAGAATCCACATCATATTCCTAGAGCATCACATAATTCGTCACTGTAGCAACACGGtaattcaaaaatcaaaatagtcgaaataataaatttaaaaagcatatataaactaaatattaaaaaaaaaaaaaacatcacACACCGAACGTAATAGAAAGCTACACGCACAGCTTTCTAAACTAGCATTtcacaaaacaaacaaaattcaTTATCCACAGACTAAGCCAAATCTTTAAAGCAGAAacagaaaatttaaaaaataaaaagaaaatttaaaaaagagcaagaagaagaaaagactAACTGAGCTAGGTCTCCAAGCTGGCGCAAAACACCGACAAGGCCAGCCATGGCAACACCTTCCAAAAGAGCCTCTGGATCATCTTTATCTGCAGCTTTATAAAGCTCTGGATCGGCCAAACCGTACTCATTTCTTATCTCATATCTCGCCAATGGCATTTTGCACCAATTAAACCCTAACGCTCCTCCACTTATATCTGCCTCTGTTTCTTCAACTCCTGTTTTTGATCGAGCACTAACAGAAAGAGGatttttgctttctttgagcttgaacaagtgaatttaCATACACCAGGCAGGACCAGAGCAGACCAGACAAGACGTGGAGAGAGTCTTGTGATAGTGCGCgtgagagaaagagagagaaagagtaTTTTAATATCTGTAATAAGCTagataattagttaattaatgtttttttagaaaaataataataataaagagaaaaagagaaaacggTGTAGGAATTGTATGAGGGAGTTGTCGTTTTGCTTAACGGACATCGTGCCGCTCGCTTGTGATGCGCTTCTTCTTGTAGGCTGTATTGGATCGTGTTATTTGTTCCTGTCACGcgtatttttttcttttatttaattatctcTCTCGGTGAAGGTTGGAGTCTTGAGGTTCGCAGTAGTGTAAGATTATTACAACGTTTTATAGTATTATTACTATCATCATGTGACAAGTTTTTGGATCGCAAATtgtaaggaaaaaaaaagaaagaaagaaagtttgTTTGCCTTTAAAATTAAGCAATGAAAAAACTTTCCATTAAATAATCATCATGTGTTTTGATTGAAATCTAAAGAAATTGAACTAGtaaattaacaaaatcttAGACTATATAGGATGCTCAAGTGTAATAATTGACTAATTCATTAGGTTAAAAGcactttcaaaaaatttaactattcctatattatattagactttatgttctttttttctttcttgtaatACTTATTTTCAACCTTACTCaagattatataaaaaaaaaaacgttgcatatcattttattaaaagtaacATTCTGCCTTACAAATAGACTATTGATTAATGcaataattcatttatattctatatataagcaataaaaaatttccagTTCAATTAGTGGAACtgtgaatttaaaaaaaaaaaaaatagttgcagcttaaaatttaaaaaaatcaaaaaaggaaaattgttAGTTTggttgataaaaatataaaatcaaaaataaaataaatacattctGATAAGAAACTGAATTGATAGTTTTAGGTAgagaaattaaatacaaactaaaaattaagaattcctaaattaaaaattcgaAACCAAATTGACAGTTGAGTAACTAATTTTTGTTGATCCGTTTGATTGGCTCGGGTTTATTTAATACACCCGCAACCTGCAGCATATAACCATGGCCCAT
Coding sequences within:
- the LOC8278931 gene encoding protein SCAR2, with translation MPLARYEIRNEYGLADPELYKAADKDDPEALLEGVAMAGLVGVLRQLGDLAQFAAEVFHDLHEEVMATAARGHGLIARVQQLEAEVPSIEKAFLSQTDQSPFFTNAGVDWHPNLRMEENLITRGDLPRFVMDSYEECRGPPRLFLLDKFDVAGAGACLKRYTDPSLFKVEAASSGIEVQREKKTRKVKKKGSRWRMGDTPEVVPTSHAKLHQLFLEERVENGHSDPARIVKLKRRQLNGSPFDLKPGKSYMEKFLGTPSPEHKVVCEVSVNQSPLRLTLDNSSESGLEILEIGTVSPPRNSSQGRQSTGSSPIAQDVVLKSYTLELDEEAITRETMKVPDPISGGEDDASPYIIHKVAIEDELAIDGDRKSEESLDGDHSDELMSEVDNYMDALTTVESEMETDNEYKSKDYQGLLKVGKHGTDSDANEEHLDIRANFSDSQSFGNSSTSDDGKGSFKKGRPSFSYSDSHSNVAENIQSDIEGAVEVFPSSENYAAEIADSPLDQPSLCAENIGIQSSELIVYNNNTYNEEETIPNTGEASCNSCLSDSNSLPPPSAPVANSIVVSSAKTVLDEPDYECVKLGLESLNTNQKATYLSDSSIILSDPSQEIRNRSPADSSEGCPMEGMDHEDSNVFLCASNISDLEKEGHDGCANDVLQTDYPDGSYNKILVEEKIDSPHSVISPSNQQFPSSVFPEVDVDTGVTELSESLDVIKPVEMNSEIDDVTAATGGNSEIVTGVVEPPEVDSIKEQKCSDIAVDGSEGENDLTDIDSKVDVVGGDSVPLEDQNNYSDKLGSDDFVNLDKDVVVSPVAVATAAKDDISDDNCLAPDLICSSSSNLVDIDESLSGNQDPHLKVLDFNEVVLRECCTESEKQKEVKKLDVASTDVNSSPYNSVSDCQSNLDELENVHASVFSDHFHNRNSSYIADVTTIPSSELNNQELKSKDAHLRHSTDSSENAVSLPTCYLPEAGTVSAQHLVALQADQIPALSASKVMDEANSEPFVLQHSTPSHLEETGIPSEQSLDVQSDQPDAGCLQVHKASPKSSIMLSEQIETVSDMDQERYFGASSDQEALPSQGLLMQSAGQEDNGTVLSKNPFESAFPSFGPLPVNLEQLPPLPPLPPMQWRLGKFQPAPLVSQGEWTDHYPDTLLPTRPFTADENSKADSVLLGREGMQSSNPFFSFTSADIQKLEHSPTNSVESSVQPTSFSLDMPTVATDANSQQGNLQLEGTRSLNSYLGLPEISGKVPDDGFLASRRNPVEPSPDPLSSAVTVEHAQTENDPEPSHGLQIRYSNQVTPESVSELKVPVNNLQSSEGEERKFSDKSASPQTVLEDQYQQDLLSLHVETTWSASSLALPPTYEVGKPNGSKLPRPRNPLIDAVAAHDKSKLRKVTERVHPQVGPKIDERDSLLEQIRTKSFNLKPTAVTRHSIQGIQGPKTNLKVAAILEKANAIRQALTGSDEDDDSDSWSDS